Within Spinacia oleracea cultivar Varoflay chromosome 4, BTI_SOV_V1, whole genome shotgun sequence, the genomic segment AATTCATGATACAATATAAATCACATGacttacaaaataaaaaaactgaaaactactAGTGATACTGTACGGACCCTAAATATCGATGGATAGCGGTATGAAGAACAAAGAGAAGAAGAGTGAGAAATGAACCTGGTAGAGAAGGTGAAGGGTGAGGAGCTCAtgatctttctccttaacaagaAGAGTAAATATACGTTTCTCTCTGAGCTTGTGAAGCACCATGATTCCTAGAATCGCCGCCCCGAACGCTAACAGTAGCACCAACGCATACGGCTTATTCCCTCTCTGACTGTGGCTGTGGCCATGGTTATGGCTGTTGTTATTCTTGATTGAACTCCCcatctccctctctctctctctaactcCAACTCTTTACTCTGAAGACTGAAATTCTTTCTCTCACTAGAACAAGCAGCTTATGACTCATGTCATTGTTTGCTTGTGTATGTCTCATACAAAAAAGCACTTCAAACTACTGATGAGGAGTGTTTGGCATGAATGAGGAGCTGATATAGGGAAGGAATCAAGAATTATTtagacaaaaacaaaaataagcaTGTAAATTGTGCCTGTAACTGGAATGCCATACATTTCAAACTGAAAACCTAAGGGACCCTACTGAACGAGCAGTTATCACAGGTTAGTCACTCCAGCTACGCAAGTCTCCGCTTAAGCCACTCCCAAACATTTCGCAGCTGATAAGATTCGACCCTCTGACCTCCAAGTCATAAGGTGAGTTTCCCACCAACTCAAGTTGGTTTGAGTTGGTGGACAGTCAGAAGTGTTACAACATAGAATATCTCACACTAATAGGTGATATACCCAGATTTAACTTGACTTTGCATATCAGAATCCACTGAAAACGTCCTCGCAGAAAGGATTTGCTGGTTTCTCTGCTTCTTCAGCTTGTCATTGATCAGCTTAATACTTAATCCAACGAAAATTATCACCAAAAACACACAACAGATAGACAATACAACTCCGAACGTCCATTTCCGGTGTTCAACTTCTGGGGTTGTAGCCCACCTTGCTGCAATATATGCCGTGGCTAGGAAAGCTACCGCAAGCCATAAGAGCTTATGCGTTAGAGCCAACACCTTCCGCATTGGTGTGATACGAAATGGAATGATGCTAACAAGTATAACGACGATGCCTAGAGACAAGAACAGGGCAGCATCATTGCTGATAGAGAACACCTTAAATGCTGTTGTTTCGCCTAACACTGGCTTACCTATGTAAGGTCCTGCTTGGAAGAATCCACCTGGAGGGCTTAGGCATGCTGTGAATGTTACTGTTGCGATTAAGATTGCAATTATGTTGATCGTGTTTCTTGCATTTTGAAGGCCTTCCATGTGCATTTCTTGCATCCTCTTCTCTCGTCTATTCTTACGGCGATCTTTATCTTCCTGTAGAACGTCGAGAATTGCTTTCACAGCTTCATATAAGGGCTCTTGATAACTTGCTTTTGCTGAGAGAAAAATAGCAGACAATGTTATGTAACAATATAAAGATGGAAATTGCCTAAGCATTAGGACTAGATCTGGTGATTGGATAGGGTAGCCCAATGGATATAGAGTTTGAGTCATGTTAATAAGGTTCTTATTGGGTATTGGACAGGGTCAATATAGCCATATAGGGTCAAACTCATAACACAATaatttgaaaactaaaatagttatgatattaaaaagttatatgGATAGCTTTGTATTCACTTGTATTCGCATACGACtcttttgttttcatttttcCTTACCCGCCCACTATCAGCCCGCTATTGACCTGCGACAcgttttgacccgcccattatcgacccgctaaaacTGACTCTTTCATTACCCGACCCCGCACCAACCCTGACCCAACCcacccaataaccaggtctagttaGGAcgacatttttttttcaaaatagtgATCTTAACTTGTTTACTAAAAAGAGCAAGAGGTCTAGAGGACTTATCCCGAACGCAACCAACCTTTGTCGTCCTGAGATACAACATTTTCAGCTGAAGAAGTTGACGAAGATTTCTTTGATTGAACCCTGTCCTCTGGATGCTCATCATTCACTATTTCTTCAAACAAACAATGAGTGAATATTGATACATAATAACACATTTTTTTAGAATGAAGATTGTATGGAATATGGTAGATCTTAGCTGGGTGTACACATCATTACATGTAGATGACTATAAGAAACGAAGGTAGGTAATAGTGTACTATGTATATCTTATAACCActcactttttcttttttacttcaTCTCgatctcttactttattcaatcTTTAAATTTTGGTATACAATAAGTAAGTCAAGCATTAAGGAACAAAGGTAGGTAACAGTGTATATCACATAACTTACCTTCACATTTCTGGATCGGTTCACCAGTAGAAGGCGACTTAATTAATCTTGAGTTGATTTGTAACAGACATTCTCTTAGATGCCTTTTGCTCAAATCTTCTTCTCCAGAATTGTTCAGAATGTCCAGAGCTGTAAACCCTGCGTCATTTCTAGTATCAAACAGCTGTTCTTTGGTTGATTTGTTGATCAAATACTCTGCAATCTGCAGCATTTCATACATGCAGCATTTTATATGTTAGTGCACTTTAATTGGTCCAAGAATTACATTCAGCATCCTTTTACctgtaaaaaaattatattcagcTCGTAGTAATTATAGGTAGTACTTTAGACGAACCTGATAGCAGTTTCCAGAAAGAGCAAGATGCAAGGGAGTGTTCCCTTGTTGATCGCGGCAGAGGAAGAGGTCGTGGCTAGAGTCGTCATTAAGAAGTTTCATCAAGCTTAAAAATGCGTCATAATGGTTATGGCGAACAAGAAGATGAAGAACAGTTTCATGCTGCTTTGTTAAAGCCAAGAAAGTGAAGAAACCTTGTGCCACGAATTCCTTAAAAATTGCTCCATTGTTGTGGACTGCTGCGA encodes:
- the LOC110801742 gene encoding ankyrin repeat-containing protein At2g01680-like isoform X2, which gives rise to MFLACKYGYHQLVKRLIEIDVPVDLFCLHIAVSRGHTDIVQEMIEKWPNLAEEADENGLNLLHYACKYGEAEITGTVLNLSPDLVLSYDNNGLTPLHLAAVHNNGAIFKEFVAQGFFTFLALTKQHETVLHLLVRHNHYDAFLSLMKLLNDDSSHDLFLCRDQQGNTPLHLALSGNCYQIAEYLINKSTKEQLFDTRNDAGFTALDILNNSGEEDLSKRHLRECLLQINSRLIKSPSTGEPIQKCEVNDEHPEDRVQSKKSSSTSSAENVVSQDDKAKASYQEPLYEAVKAILDVLQEDKDRRKNRREKRMQEMHMEGLQNARNTINIIAILIATVTFTACLSPPGGFFQAGPYIGKPVLGETTAFKVFSISNDAALFLSLGIVVILVSIIPFRITPMRKVLALTHKLLWLAVAFLATAYIAARWATTPEVEHRKWTFGVVLSICCVFLVIIFVGLSIKLINDKLKKQRNQQILSARTFSVDSDMQSQVKSGYITY
- the LOC110801742 gene encoding ankyrin repeat-containing protein At2g01680-like isoform X1, which gives rise to MFLACKYGYHQLVKRLIEIDVPVDLFCLHIAVSRGHTDIVQEMIEKWPNLAEEADENGLNLLHYACKYGEAEITGTVLNLSPDLVLSYDNNGLTPLHLAAVHNNGAIFKEFVAQGFFTFLALTKQHETVLHLLVRHNHYDAFLSLMKLLNDDSSHDLFLCRDQQGNTPLHLALSGNCYQIAEYLINKSTKEQLFDTRNDAGFTALDILNNSGEEDLSKRHLRECLLQINSRLIKSPSTGEPIQKCEEIVNDEHPEDRVQSKKSSSTSSAENVVSQDDKAKASYQEPLYEAVKAILDVLQEDKDRRKNRREKRMQEMHMEGLQNARNTINIIAILIATVTFTACLSPPGGFFQAGPYIGKPVLGETTAFKVFSISNDAALFLSLGIVVILVSIIPFRITPMRKVLALTHKLLWLAVAFLATAYIAARWATTPEVEHRKWTFGVVLSICCVFLVIIFVGLSIKLINDKLKKQRNQQILSARTFSVDSDMQSQVKSGYITY
- the LOC110801742 gene encoding ankyrin repeat-containing protein At2g01680-like isoform X3, producing the protein MFLACKYGYHQLVKRLIEIDVPVDLFCLHIAVSRGHTDIVQEMIEKWPNLAEEADENGLNLLHYACKYGEAEITGTVLNLSPDLVLSYDNNGLTPLHLAAVHNNGAIFKEFVAQGFFTFLALTKQHETVLHLLVRHNHYDAFLSLMKLLNDDSSHDLFLCRDQQGNTPLHLALSGNCYQIAEYLINKSTKEQLFDTRNDAGFTALDILNNSGEEDLSKRHLRECLLQINSRLIKSPSTGEPIQKCEAKASYQEPLYEAVKAILDVLQEDKDRRKNRREKRMQEMHMEGLQNARNTINIIAILIATVTFTACLSPPGGFFQAGPYIGKPVLGETTAFKVFSISNDAALFLSLGIVVILVSIIPFRITPMRKVLALTHKLLWLAVAFLATAYIAARWATTPEVEHRKWTFGVVLSICCVFLVIIFVGLSIKLINDKLKKQRNQQILSARTFSVDSDMQSQVKSGYITY